The Oncorhynchus mykiss isolate Arlee chromosome 17, USDA_OmykA_1.1, whole genome shotgun sequence genomic interval TGAATAGCAAACTGCGCTAACGAGGATAATGAGCATACATTATGTAGCTAGCTATGTATTTGTTCTGAAATATGCCGTTATGAATGTGCTTTGTTTTAGCTAACCAACTATGACTGTGTCATATGCCAGTGGCTAGCTTGGCGTGTTAGCTAATGTAGctactgtatctttgttttctgcAGTCAGAGAGacggctagctaacgttagcattcaTGGCTAGAAAATCGAGAAACACTCTTTTCACGCCACGTCGATAAGGAAGTgactttttcgtagcaggttaggagactgaggttaaggttaggaaaaggtttagggaaaatgctctcctaaccaGTTACGAAAAATGTTCCTTGAAAATAACATAGTTGTCAGTACATTCTGTGTATTCTGTTCCTCAATAGCTAGCTACTCAAACTCAGAACTGTGTGGTAGCAGGTCGTGATAGCTCAAGTAAAGGTGCTTTGCTAACGACACTACATTTTCCCTCCTTGACTTTCAGACCGAGAGCCCTTTGCTCCTGTAGAAtctgaggaggagggaggcatTGGGCAAAAGCAGGAACCAGAGCCAAGGCAGACTatggagaaacaggagagaaggACCAGGAAGGAGGAAAATGAGTTTAGAGGACCGGACTCTCAGTCTATATTCACTCCTTCCAATGGAAATGATGACTATGATCAgaacacacctcaacacacctCACTCAGTCAGTTCCAAACTCTCAccggggagagtagagagggaggctCTCTGTCCAGCTCATCAACATCCAAACCAATCAAAACAGAGACTGAAGGACTGGGTGTTTGTCCATTTGATCCGTCAAGTGACCCCAATACATTCTCTTCGTCAGTGAACCTTGACCTTTCGGCAGCACATAGTGAGAACAGTGTAAGTATGATGGGGGTGGAAGGTGGTGAAGGACTACTGTCAGGGTTTGAGGCGCTACAGATACCACTACACATGGAACAGTCCCTTCAAAATCACCACAACACAGCATTGTGTTGCAAGGTGTGTGGGAAACCCTGTAGACATATGGGCCATTTAAACGCACACATGCAGATGCACATGAAAGAGAAGCAATTTCTTTGTGGCTTGTGTGGTAAGTCCTTTAGCTCGTCGGGAAGGTTGAAAGGTCACCAGAGGATTCACACGGGGGAGAAGCCCTATCAGTGCCATATCTGTAGAAAACGGTTCAATCAGACCGCACACCTGACGGTACACCTGAGAGTCCACACAGGTGAGAAACCGTTCAGTTGTCCCgtctgtgggaagagcttcagtcAGTCCAACAAGGTGAAAAGACACCTTGTAACACATTCTAGGGACAGGATGTTCCTACCAGGCCTATGAGGGAGATGCGGTAGATGTTTAAGTGGAAATGTACAGGATAGGGGTTATAACTCCATTTCAAAtccatttcagtgtaggaaatgATTTGAAAATGTTTAGGCTAGCTATTTATGAGTTTAGACTAACTATTTATAATAATGTGTCTAATCAAGCATTTTACCTAAATGGCATTGTCTATGTAAAGCAATTGTCAAAAGGTATTTTTACATTGTTACGCCTACAAGTACTGAAACAGAATTTTCTGATATACATTTTGGAAGTCAATGGACATAAACATCCAAACTACTTATTGTATTTTTAAAGCATGAAACCAACGTGTGATTTTGGTGAAAATAGTTATTGGGCAGTTGGATGTAAATGGGATGTTTTGGacattgttgtgttgtgtattttgGTAAATAAATGTCAGAATTCTTGAAACAAACCATCAGATTTTTCGTTTTTATTTAGTGGTGGAGGTTTGGATGATTGTCGTCCCTCAAAACATTAGATGTCAAGAAGATGTTAGAAGGTGAAAAGTTGGGTGAATGAGCGAAGCTGGTGATTCAACGGAAAGAAGCAACCCTCCAAAGCGGGAGAGCTTCATAACTGCTGAAAATCAGCTAAGTCGGATGACTTAAAATATGAATTTAGTCGAGCTCAGTATGTAGAACTCTAGAACTTTGTAGAACAATAGAACATAGAATCTATCCTGGGGACAGGATGTTGTCAACAAACAACTACTCTGGTCTCGTACCCCCTCAACTGCCTGAATTATGTGATGTTCTACCTGAAAATGAAAAACCATTGGTAACAAATATAATAAACATGAAAGAGTGCATGTTTATCCTTTCTTCCTTATGTGGGTTCCAGGACTATGAAAACACGGATGACTTCTGGTGCTGTGCGGTGTGGAGGGAAGgccaggaggaggtggagggtgtgGTTCCCAGTACCTGGGTGGTGGGCAGGAAGGTCCTGTGGCCTCCAGCCAATGGGAGGAAGGCTCTGAAAGAGAGACACAAGCCAGGAGCCAATTGGACGACATATGACCTTGTTAAAGTCAAACTATTCTCAGGTACTGAAGCATCTTACCTACCACGTACATGATGTTGAGTTTTTAGTGGTTATGTTTGATGTTTAAATAACTTCCCCTAAAGTTCTCAGAAAATCAAGTGCAGTAATACATGTGAAATGTAAATAAGCTCCTTGTAGTGTGTCACCCCAGTGACTGAAATAATAAGAATGATCCCATATCCCTCTTTAACTCTATTTGTGCCAAACTACCAATTCTCAGAATGCTCTCAGGGAAGCTGCAGCTACACTCTTAATGTGTTGAGAAATCTGttgtgtaatgtaatgtttttaattgtatagaactgccttaattttgctgtaGCCTGAATCTGAGATTGAGCTACCCTGTATGGTTTCAGAATCTCTGGAAGAGTGTGAAGGCTACAGTAGGTCCAGTGATGAGCTCACTGACAACGGAGACAGTGAGCCCAACACgcaaaagaagaagaggaggaggaggaagaggaggacgggTGAGGGGCACGTTACCGGTCAGTGTGAGATAGCCTTAACATAGACATTGATAAATTAGGATTGCTTCTGTAGGACAGTGTGTTTGACGAACATTTGATTTCCATCAACTTTTACAAAAGGCACTGATCAGATACCTCAAGGAGGACCCAGTGGAGATGGAAGGATACACACAGGTGACAGAATCCTTAGAGAATGTATTGGGCCACCGTGTTGTACTTTCACTAAACTAGCCATATGTATGGAACACAATTCTGTAGCTGTACTCATTGCCTGTTTATCCAAAGGTGTGTCAGGATCCTCAAACTctcctcctctgaagaggagAGTGATGACGAAATCTGGAACCCTGGAGGAGAGTTCTGGAGCTCTAGAAGCAGAACCTCAGCTGGATCCGTCTGAGCTCAGAGGGCAAGTTTCACTGCATCTACCGGTCCATTGGTTTGTCACACAAGTGTTCTATGTCAGTTCTGATCAATCTCTTTTGTTGTTATTACAGCCTTGATGACGCACTCAACAAGGAGAGCTACCTCATAGAGGGACCACACTCTTCTGACGCATGTGAGAGAAACAAAGGCTGTCTAATGGTCCTGTGCGAATGTTGCCCAAAGGAGGGTTATTTTATTATAtgttttttagggggtagatcagctttaaaatTGCAAATAGATTACATTAATGGAAGCTACATCACTTCCAAGTCCCAATATATTTATTTGCACATAAATACATataagtacagtaccagtcaaaagtttggacaactactcattcaagggtttttctttatttttactatttcctacattgtagaattattgtgaaggcatcaaaactatgaaataacacatcatgtagtaaccaaaaaagtgttaaacaaatcaaaatatatttgagattcatcaaagtagccacccgtggtgttgatgacagctttgcacactcttggcattctctcaaccagcttcatgaggtcgttacctggaatgcatttcaattaacaggtgtgccttgttaaatgtacatttgtggaatttctttcctttctaATACGTTTGAGACAatccattgtgttgtgacaaggtaggggtggtatacagaagatagccctatttggtaaaataccaagtccatattatgataagaacagctcaaataagcaaagaggaacaacagtccatcattactttaagacatgaaggtcagtcaatccggaacattttaAGAGCTTTGAAaatttctttaagtgcagttgcaaaacccatcaagcgctatgataaaactgggtctcatgaggaccgccacagcaaaggatgacccagagttacctctgctgcagaggataagttcattagagttaactgcacctcagattgcagcccaaataaatgctttgcagagttcaagtaacagacatatctcaacatcaactgttccgaggagaatcaggccttcatggttgaagtactgcaaagaaaccacgactaaaggacaccaataagaagagactctcgtgggcaaagaaacacgagcaatggacattagacctttggtctgaagagtccaaatttgagtttttttggttccaactgccgtgtctttctAAGACGCAGAGtaagtaggtgaacagatgatctccgcatgtgtggttcccaccgtgaagcatggaggaggaggtatgatggcgtggggctgctttgctggtgacactgtctgtgatttatttcgaattcaaggcatacttaattagcatgtctaccacagcattctgcagcgatacgtcatcccatctggtttgcgcttagtgggactgtcatttgttttacaATGACCCAAAATACACTTCCAGGCAGTGTtagggcaatttgaccaagaaggagagtgatggaagtgctgcatcagatgacctggcctccacaatcacccgacctcaacccaatcgagatggtgtgggatgagttggaccgcagggtgaaggaaaagcagccaacaagtgctccgtatatgtgggaactccttcaagaatgttggaaaatcattcctcattaagctggtggagagaatgccaagagtgtgcaaagctgtcatcaaggcaaagggtggctacttttgaagaatctaaaatatagtatatgtttttgatttgttcaacacttttttttggttactacatgataccatatgtgtgatgtcatagctttgatgtcttcactattattttacaatgtagaaaatagtaaaaataaagaaaaacccttgaatgagtaggtgtgtccaaacatttgactggtactgtatatatatacaccttttaaaaatatatatattttcctttattactttctaactctaccacccctcccctaacgctTAGTCTTCTACTACCAgcttatacacactatatacattttatgggCACAGGTTTATTTTACAATAGTTGTTTGTTTtttctcct includes:
- the LOC110494749 gene encoding uncharacterized protein LOC110494749 isoform X2, which encodes MTKLQFLNVFLTERLMLAAQEIYKQVEETILEYQEEIIQGKRENDQLRRKFGIPWPDREPFAPVESEEEGGIGQKQEPEPRQTMEKQERRTRKEENEFRGPDSQSIFTPSNGNDDYDQNTPQHTSLSQFQTLTGESREGGSLSSSSTSKPIKTETEGLGVCPFDPSSDPNTFSSSVNLDLSAAHSENSDYENTDDFWCCAVWREGQEEVEGVVPSTWVVGRKVLWPPANGRKALKERHKPGANWTTYDLVKVKLFSESLEECEGYSRSSDELTDNGDSEPNTQKKKRRRRKRRTGTDQIPQGGPSGDGRIHTGVSGSSNSPPLKRRVMTKSGTLEESSGALEAEPQLDPSELRGLDDALNKESYLIEGPHSSDAWDSVFPTSQSREGTFLSGQDMMGNLLNSTQSFPLPNDQFQEQVLGLLVDIRQSVWDLGGRVGVLEHWGGSRGSGTDFHFDVCRTYEDMANLEKVLEPPEVAAQMKQFLSRIGGNTLRENVTRVMERLMTNELMSTFNMKGRKGTKKSFLTHSLSKIIIDSIMITHPYATESAVMHLMANVLKYAPDRRGGGGRPPRQSPQVPHTQRQQHIQQHINIKQEQDY
- the LOC110494749 gene encoding uncharacterized protein LOC110494749 isoform X1 yields the protein MTKLQFLNVFLTERLMLAAQEIYKQVEETILEYQEEIIQGKRENDQLRRKFGIPWPDREPFAPVESEEEGGIGQKQEPEPRQTMEKQERRTRKEENEFRGPDSQSIFTPSNGNDDYDQNTPQHTSLSQFQTLTGESREGGSLSSSSTSKPIKTETEGLGVCPFDPSSDPNTFSSSVNLDLSAAHSENSDYENTDDFWCCAVWREGQEEVEGVVPSTWVVGRKVLWPPANGRKALKERHKPGANWTTYDLVKVKLFSESLEECEGYSRSSDELTDNGDSEPNTQKKKRRRRKRRTGEGHVTGTDQIPQGGPSGDGRIHTGVSGSSNSPPLKRRVMTKSGTLEESSGALEAEPQLDPSELRGLDDALNKESYLIEGPHSSDAWDSVFPTSQSREGTFLSGQDMMGNLLNSTQSFPLPNDQFQEQVLGLLVDIRQSVWDLGGRVGVLEHWGGSRGSGTDFHFDVCRTYEDMANLEKVLEPPEVAAQMKQFLSRIGGNTLRENVTRVMERLMTNELMSTFNMKGRKGTKKSFLTHSLSKIIIDSIMITHPYATESAVMHLMANVLKYAPDRRGGGGRPPRQSPQVPHTQRQQHIQQHINIKQEQDY